One window of the Bombus affinis isolate iyBomAffi1 chromosome 10, iyBomAffi1.2, whole genome shotgun sequence genome contains the following:
- the LOC126921167 gene encoding 3,4-dihydroxyphenylacetaldehyde synthase-like translates to MDSKEFLDFGKAMIDFVANYTDNIRDRNVLADVEPGYLVKLLPEEAPQKPEDWQQVLIDVERYILPGVTHWNSPHFHAFYPTGNSYPSIVADILSAAIGCIGLSWIASPACTELEVITLNWMGKLLGLPKQFLHSNEGFGGGVIQGSASEATLIALLAAREQTTRRMKHLHPDLDEAIIKDKLVAYSSDQSNSSVEKGGILASISMRLLPTDDECVLRGETLLKAVKEDLEKGLIPCCVISTLGTTGTCAFDKLDELGPICNEYNIWLHVDAAYAGAAFICPEYRYLMSGVEYSDSFVVNAHKWMLINFDCSLFWVKDSRKLVETFNVERIYLEHNKKGPVPDYRHWQISLGRRFRSLKIWFLLRIYGSEGIEQYIRRTIQMAEMFENYVKSDSRFELATERSMSLVCFRLKGNDRLTKELIDRLTERKKLYVIAATHRGKLIVRFMVGSRITREEDITFAWKEITSQATEILQSLTAAAEREVHESFKNSAGDIVSRIQSLNIESKTQKIS, encoded by the exons ATGGACAGCAAGGAGTTCCTCGATTTTGGCAAGGCAATGATCGATTTCGTGGCTAATTATACGGACAACATAAGAGATAGAAATGTCCTTGCGGATGTGGAACCAGGATATCTTGTTAAACTGCTACCGGAAGAAGCTCCACAGAAACCGGAAGATTGGCAACAAGTGCTTATAGACGTCGAGCGTTATATTTTACCAGGG gtGACCCATTGGAATTCACCACATTTCCACGCATTCTATCCAACGGGAAACTCGTATCCCTCGATTGTAGCTGATATTCTAAGCGCTGCCATTGGTTGTATAGGATTATCGTGGATAGCTTCTCCTGCGTGCACCGAACTAGAAGTAATAACATTGAATTGGATGGGAAAATTATTAGGATTACCAAAACAATTTCTGCACAGTAACGAAGGGTTTGGAGGAGGTGTTATACag GGATCAGCCAGCGAGGCCACGTTAATAGCTTTGTTAGCAGCAAGGGAACAAACAACACGTCGTATGAAACATCTACACCCAGATTTGGATGAAGCTATCATCAAGGACAAATTAGTCGCATATTCATCTG ATCAATCGAACTCGTCTGTAGAGAAAGGGGGAATATTGGCATCGATTTCTATGAGACTTTTACCTACCGATGATGAATGTGTCTTACGTGGTGAAACGTTACTGAAAGCGGTCAAAGAGGATTTAGAGAAAGGTTTAATACCGTGTTGCGTGATTTCAACTTTGGGAACCACTGGTACATGTGCTTTCGATAAGCTTGACGAATTGGGACCTATTTGTAACGAATACAATATATGGTTGCACGTCGATGCAGCTTACGCAG GTGCTGCTTTCATTTGTCCCGAGTATCGATATTTAATGTCCGGCGTTGAATATAGCGATTCCTTTGTTGTGAACGCACACAAGTGGATGTTAATTAATTTCGACTGTTCTCTTTTTTG GGTTAAAGATTCTAGGAAACTTGTCGAGACGTTTAACGTAGAAAGAATTTACTTAGAACATAATAAAAAAGGACCAGTTCCAGATTACAGA cACTGGCAAATTTCTTTGGGTCGCCGTTTCCGCTCCTTAAAAATCTGGTTTTTACTTCGTATATATGGAAGCGAAGGAATCGAGCAGTATATACGACGTACGATACAAATGGCGGAGATGTTTGAAAATTATGTTAAATCTGACAGTAGATTCGAACTAGCGACAGAGAGATCTATGTCTTTAGTCTGTTTCAGATTGAAG GGTAACGATCGGTTGACGAAGGAACTTATCGATCGCCTAACAGAACGGAAGAAGCTTTATGTAATTGCTGCAACTCACCGTGGAAAATTAATCGTCCGATTTATGGTAGGTTCCCGTATTACTCGCGAAGAAGATATCACGTTTGCATGGAAGGAAATTACGAGTCAAGCGACGGAAATTCTGCAATCATTGACTGCTGCCGCAGAGAGAGAGGTACACGAATCTTTCAAAAATTCGGCAGGCGATATCGTGTCGAGGATACAAAGTTTGAACATTGAATCAAAAACGCAAAAGATATCGTAG
- the LOC126921285 gene encoding peroxisomal N(1)-acetyl-spermine/spermidine oxidase-like translates to MTKAVKRTNVESINLYYLCICRNFASSKGGKEKDIPPCPKLARFETCQLDPCMLDPCKPEPTVVIIGAGMAGLSAAHRLAQCGLQNFTVLEATDRPGGRIHSCWLGDVVAEMGATWIEGGCVANPVFTLAAQEGLLKPPLFRPDPSRGLFCTSDGRAIDLPVSITAYHTFRQIEQQAATLFSLGCGRTHGTLLNFMGVRIQQELHNFPEEQRYDAARVMYGMTNCVRCRCGDDLSLVSADQFGSYIEIPGGNVRVPLGYVGVLAPLLRDLPSCALKYCKPVSCIRWGAISDSCPRAVVKCCDGEEFPADYVIVTVSLGVLKHQHDKLFCPALPAEKVEAICKLGYGYVNKIFLEYARPFWVWKEGGIKLAWSADELADRCDWVKGISIVEELSTSQHVLCAWVCGREAADMELCSDEEVVESITRVLRQFTGDPTLPYPANLLRSKWCMDQYFAGSCSYMGMDSTVGHQCDLASPLPGTCEPIPPILLFAGEATIPGHYSTVHGARLSGIREAERIIQLTKRFGGPPTKTSDNS, encoded by the exons ATGACG AAAGCAGTGAAACGTACTAACGTAGAATCAATTAATTTGTATTATCTATGCATATGTAGAAACTTTGCATCGAGCaaaggaggaaaagaaaaagatatacCACCATGTCCAAAACTAGCCAGATTCGAAACGTGTCAGTTGGACCCCTGTATGCTAGATCCATGCAAACCAGAACCAACGGTTGTTATCATTGGTGCAGGAATGGCTGGACTTTCAGCGGCGCATCGGTTGGCGCAATGTGGCCTTCAAAATTTCACAGTATTAGAGGCAACGGATag ACCAGGAGGTCGAATTCATTCATGTTGGTTGGGTGATGTGGTGGCCGAGATGGGTGCAACCTGGATCGAAGGAGGATGCGTGGCGAATCCTGTATTCACGTTAGCTGCTCAAGAAGGTCTTCTGAAGCCACCGCTCTTCAGGCCTGATCCGAGTCGTGGTCTTTTTTGTACAAGCGATGGCCGCGCTATCGATCTTCCCGTCAGCATTACGGCTTATCACACGTTTCGGCAGATCGAGCAACAGGCGGCAACTCTTTTCTCTCTAGGTTGTGGCCGCACTCACGGAACGTTGTTGAATTTTATGGGCGTTCGAATTCAGCAGGAGCTCCACAATTTTCCGGAGGAGCAACG ATATGACGCGGCCAGGGTGATGTACGGGATGACAAACTGCGTGAGATGTCGCTGCGGAGATGATCTGTCGCTGGTTTCTGCAGATCAGTTTGGAAGTTATATCGAGATACCTGGTGGTAACGTGAGAGTGCCCCTTGGATACGTCGGAGTGCTTGCACCTCTGTTACGAGATTTGCCGAGTTGTGCTCTCAA atactGCAAGCCAGTGAGTTGCATTAGATGGGGCGCCATAAGCGATTCGTGTCCTCGAGCAGTGGTGAAGTGCTGCGATGGCGAGGAATTTCCAGCCGATTACGTGATCGTCACAGTGTCCCTCGGTGTCTTGAAGCATCAACACGATAAACTTTTCTGTCCAGCATTACCCGCGGAAAAAGTCGAAGCTATTTGCAAATTAGGATACGGAtacgtaaataaaatattcctgGAATATGCAAGGCCGTTCTGGGTTTGGAAGGAAGGAGGCATTAAACTGGCTTGGTCGGCTGATGAACTCGCTGACAGATGCGACTGGGTGAAAG GGATTTcgatagtggaagaattatcgactTCCCAACATGTTCTGTGTGCGTGGGTTTGTGGCCGAGAGGCAGCAGATATGGAATTGTGCTCCGACGAAGAGGTCGTGGAGTCGATAACGAGAGTTCTTCGACAATTTACCGGTGATCCTACACTTCCCTATCCAGCAAATCTTCTCAGAAGCAAATGGTGCATGGATCAATACTTTGCTGGTTCATGTAGTTACATGGGGATGGACAGTACCGTTGGTCATCAATGTGATTTAGCTAGTCCATTGCCAG GTACCTGCGAGCCTATACCACCGATTCTTTTATTCGCTGGAGAAGCTACGATTCCAGGACATTACAGTACAGTACACGGCGCCAGATTGAGCGGTATTCGCGAAGCGGAAAGAATAATTCAATTAACGAAACGGTTCGGTGGTCCACCAACGAAAACATCCGATAACAGCTGA
- the LOC126921170 gene encoding aromatic-L-amino-acid decarboxylase — protein MDPDAFKEFAKEMAEYITNYLENIRDRRVLPTVEPGYMKPLLPSEAPQRPESWKDVMADIEKVIMPGVTHWHSPKFHAYFPTAQSYPAIVADMLSGAIACIGFTWIASPACTELEVIMLDWLGKMLDLPKEFLACSGGKGGGVIQGTASEATLVALLGAKARKIRQVKEQHPDWTDNQIVEKLVAYSSCQAHSSVERAGLLGGVKFRLLEVDSKYKLRGETLAEAIRKDKEQGLIPFYAVATLGTTCSCAFDRVDEMGVVANRENVWLHVDAAYAGSAFICSEFRYLMKGTELADSFNFNPHKWMLVNFDCSTMWLKDPTYVINAFNVDPLYLKHDMQGSAPDYRHWQIPLGRRFRALKLWFVLRIYGVENLQRYIRNHVAQAHEFEALVLSDPRFEIVAEVILGLVCFRLKGSNDINETLLKKINGAGNIHLVPSKINDMYFLRFAVCSRYSESKDIQNSWKEIKLRADEVLEEQSVSK, from the exons TAATTACCTGGAAAATATCAGGGACAG GCGAGTGCTTCCGACAGTAGAGCCAGGTTACATGAAACCCCTTTTGCCGTCCGAGGCGCCGCAAAGGCCAGAAAGTTGGAAAGACGTTATGGCAGATATCGAAAAAGTGATAATGCCAGGA GTTACACACTGGCATAGCCCGAAATTTCACGCGTATTTTCCTACAGCCCAATCGTATCCAGCGATCGTTGCTGACATGCTTAGCGGTGCTATCGCATGCATCGGGTTCACTTGG ATTGCGAGTCCTGCCTGTACCGAGTTGGAGGTAATAATGTTGGACTGGCTAGGAAAAATGTTAGATCTGCCCAAAGAATTTTTAGCCTGCAGCGGTGGAAAGGGTGGTGGTGTCATTCAG GGAACCGCGAGCGAAGCTACTTTAGTCGCACTTCTCGGCGCCAAGGCTAGAAAAATAAGGCAGGTCAAGGAACAACATCCTGACTGGACGGATAACCAAATTGTAGAAAAACTAGTCGCTTATAGTTCCT GTCAGGCTCACAGCTCCGTAGAACGAGCTGGTCTTCTCGGAGGTGTAAAGTTCCGATTGCTAGAAGTCGATTCGAAATATAAACTTCGCGGTGAGACACTGGCAGAGGCCATTCGCAAGGATAAAGAACAAGGACTGATTCCATTCTAC GCTGTCGCCACTTTGGGAACCACTTGCTCTTGTGCATTcgatcgtgtcgatgaaatggGTGTGGTTGCAAATCGTGAGAATGTCTGGCTACATGTTGACGCAGCTTACGCTG GTTCAGCGTTCATTTGCTCGGAATTCCGATATTTAATGAAAGGCACCGAGTTGGCAGATTCCTTCAATTTTAATCCACACAAATGGATGCTGGTGAATTTCGATTGTTCGACGATGTGGTTAAAGGATCCGACATACGTTATCAATGCTTTCAACGTGGATCCTCTGTATCTAAAGCACGATATGCAAGGTTCTGCTCCTGACTATAGG CATTGGCAGATTCCATTGGGACGAAGATTCAGAGCGTTGAAACTCTGGTTCGTGTTGAGGATTTATGGCGTCGAAAATCTTCAACGATATATCAGAAACCACGTTGCCCAGGCCCATGAATTCGAAGCGCTGGTTCTCTCGGATCCGCGATTCGAAATTGTCGCCGAAGTGATATTAGGACTTGTCTGTTTCCGATTAAAG GGATCGAATGACATAAACGAGACCTTATTGAAAAAGATCAACGGCGCCGGAAACATTCATTTAGTGCCATCCAAGATAAACGACATGTACTTCCTACGGTTCGCAGTTTGCTCGCGGTACAGCGAAAGCAAAGATATTCAAAACTCTTGGAAAGAGATAAAGCTGAGGGCAGACGAGGTTCTCGAGGAACAATCGGTTTCTAAGTGA